The Mesotoga sp. UBA6090 sequence GACGGCGAGGGGTATTACGCTTCCAAAGAACAGTGCAGCCGATACAGGGCAGAAGGTAAGGGCGAACAAAGAGCCAAGAATCAGGGCACCAAGCAGACCTTTGCTCTTGATCTTCTCTTGAGACGTAGTATCCAGATTTCTTCCCTTGTTTCTAAAACTTAGAAGTTCAAGAAGAAACATTCCAACGATGATCATTATCGGACCAATCAACTTTCCCATGTATTTCTGGAGGAACCTCGACAGACCCGGAGCCGCCGTCAAGCTTGAAACAACTACTGCACCTATGACAACATATGTCAGTACCCTTCCCAGTGTGTAAAGAAGTCCTGCGGCCACCGATCTTTTGGGGCTACCGATATTCCGGCTGATAAAAGAAACCGCTGCAATGTTCGTAGCCAGAGGGCAGGGGCTAATGGAGGTCAAAATCCCGAACCAAAGAGCGGAAATCATTGAAAACGCAAAGTTGTCCATCAGTTCACCCCCAAAAAAGAAGCTACTTCATCTCTCACATATTCAATGTACTGGTCTTCCTCTTCTGAAAGGTCCCAGGCATGCCACAGTTCCTTCCATTCACCGGGCTTCCCGTCTATGTATTGCTGGATGACAAGAGTGTTATACATGATAGTGTAATCTTCGAGGTAGTGGTGATTCTCCGGAAGGTCTATGTTTACCACTTCCCACCTCAAGGTCCCCGTTCCATATTGTGAAGAAAAGTATGTCTCGACTGCTTTCTTTGCGTTTGCCTCCATGTCCAGGCATACCTTACAACGGATAGTTCCGTGAAAGTAATAAAGAACAACAAAATCTTCTGGAAGAAAAGGATCATCCTGTTCTTCAAGAATGGATTCTCGAGACTTCGAAGACTGAGAAATGAGTTTGATTTCATCGTACGCAAAATAAGTAATACTGATCAAGACGAGCAGTAGTAAGCAGATGGTAATGATTCTCTTCAGTTTCACGTCTCACCCCCACAAAAAAGCAGTTATGCAATTACGGTTTGACTTCGCCAGTCTTCCAAGGTGGGCTTGCAACCGAGGTGGATAGTGGCGCTGCGCATGGCTAGTAGTTCCTTATCCCGTCATCTGAATTCATTTCAGAATCTCTTTCTTAGAAAGGCTTTCAAACAATTGCAATCGATCTCAATCTCCAGCGAAAGAGCTTTAGATTCTGAAGTCCATGGTATTCTTAAGTTTCGACGGCCCCATTTTGTATCCTTTGCCGAGCAAAAGGACTAAAGCAAGTTCTGCTGGCAGCCCGACCTCAATCATTTTCTCAATTGTAGACTTAACGTTATACTCTATTCTTCGAAACTCATATGAGACGCTCTGCTGGATAACATCGACAATCAGATAGCAGGCTTCAGGGTTTCCATCCTTTGGTCTGCCAACACTTCCATCATTGAAGACGAGTTTTCCCATCGCCCAGCGAACCATAGGAAGATGAGTGTGGCCGTTAACGATGACATCAGCTTTGACCCTCTCCAGCACTTTCTGTAGCCTTTCGCTTGAAGTATCTGGCCTTATGTACTCAAGTAGATGATCTACAGGGCTTCCATGAACAAGAAGAAATTTCACACCCTCTTCTTCGAATTCCAATGTGTGAGGAAGTGAACGTAGGAACTCCTTAGCTTTAGCTGAAGTGTTGTCTATGGTCCAGTTTAAGGACTCGTCTCCAACTTCCGTTTCTCTGCCGGGATTATATGCGCAGCCGCAGCTTTTCTTTTCATAACCTATTGCATCATCATAATTTCCCATTATCGTAGGGATTTTAAGGTCGCGAATTCTTTGAACAACCTCTTGTGGCTGAGGGCCATACCCTACTAGATCTCCGAGACAGTAAATTCTTTCAATGTTTTGACTCTCAATATCTTTCAGCACTGCTTCGAGAGCCTCAAGATTTCCGTGTATATCCGAAAAGAATGCTAATCTCATCACTTTTCACCACACTTCTTGCGTCTTTCTCGCTTTTTGATTCCGAATTGCTCGATAGCGACATTTAAAACTTCATCAACAAACTCTGGGCAATCGGCCATGCTGTAATATCTCCATCTACCGTCTTTCCTCGCCTGAATCAACCTGGAATCAGCCAGTGCTTTCAGGTGCCTGGAAACTGTCGGCTGCGGTAGTTCAAGCATATCTTCGAATTCACAGACACATAATTCCTCATGAAGTTTGATAAGGCCCAGAAGTCTCAGATTTGTCTCATCTGCCAGGCTTTTCATGACTTCTGGGAGATTATAGATAAGCATCTTCAATCCTGTTACCCCCTATCCTTTCGAGAAGTCGAACGAAGCTCTTCTCTTTTTCATTATTGCGACCAACGAAAGCATAACCGGTACTTCGACAAGCACGCCGACTACTGTAGCCAGCGCTGCACCGGAATTCATACCGAAAAGTATAAGTGCAACCGCTATTGAAAGTTCAAAGAAATTCGACGCGCCGATAAACGTCGATGGTGCGGCCTCGGCATAGTCTATCTTTAGCTTTTTCACTGCATAGTATCCAATGAAAAAGATTAGATAGGTCTGAATCAAGAGAGGGACGGCTATTAGAAGTATGTGGAGGGGATTGTCTATAATCGTCTTGCCCTGGAACATGAATACTAGTACAAGGGTCAACAATAGTCCAAGCTTCGTGAATGGATCGAATCTCCTTATTACGGTTTCGTTCAGATATTTCTCGCCTTTTCTTTTCACCACTATCCTTCGAGTCAGAAGCGCCAAAGAAAGAGGAATCGCCACATAGAAGACAACCGACCAGAAAATAGTTGAGAAGGGTACCGGGAAGCCTGTCGATACTCCTATTAGAAACTTACCCATTGGTGCGAAAAGAAAGAGAATAACCAGATCATTAATTGAGACCTGTACAAGCGCGTAGTTTATGTTTCCCTTTGCAAGATATGTCCAAACTAGAACCATCGCTGTGCACGGAGCCAATCCCAGCAATACCATCCCTGCAACATACTCATTAGCAAGTCCATCAGGAATTACTGGATTGAAAAAGATCTTCATGAAAAGCCATGAGATAAAGGCCATAGTAAACGGCTTAATCGCCCAATTGACAACCAGTGTTACCAGAAGAGGCCTGGAGTTCTTTTTTACGTTTACTATCTCTTTGAACTCAATCTTTAGCATGATCGGATACATCATGAAAAGTAGGACTATTGCTACAGGAATTGACACATTAGCTATTTGCCAGTTTCCCAGGGAATTTGAGAGACCGGGAAGAATGTTGCCCAGTATGGCCCCTAGAAACATAGCTACTCCCACCCAAACTGTTAGGTATTTGCTGAATACGTCAAGTCTCTGTTCCAATATATTTACCTCCAATATTCTCACATTCGAATATATGGATATGATACTCGCCTATTGTTTTCTGGGCTTTTTCAGAAAGTTAAGTTTCATTGTTGCACAACAATGCAACATAAGTTATTCTAGATTGTACTTCAATGGAGGTGTCTGATGAACAAGAGGACAGTAATGCTTTTCAAGGCACTGGGTTGTAGCTGGCGACTGAAAATACTTGAGCATCTTTCAAAGGGTACTATGTGTATTTGCGAGCTCGATGACCTTTATTTGATTGACAAGACAACTCTCTCAAGACACGTTAAGGCACTGGTAGATACGGGCCTCGTCAAGGAGAATAGAAATGGCACGAGAAAGGAGCTCAGCATAGCAGATAGAAGAGTCCTGGAGATTATCGAGCTTGCCAAGTCAATCACTGATGTGTCATTACAAGAATCGGAGTAGATGACTGTGTACAGCATCGTAATCTATTTAATAACTGGATCTCTTCTAGTTATCTCTCTCATTGGAAGTCGAAAAAAGACTCTTATGGCGCTCAAAAAAGCATGGAGATCATTTGAGGGAATTCTACCTGAACTTATTGCTATTCTGCTTTTTATCGGATTGCTTATCGCGCTGCTGAATCCCGACACAATCTCGCAGCTGCTAGGAGAAAGTTCGGGAGTTTGGGGGTTGCTGATAGCTTCAGTAGTGGGGTCTATCACGCTGATCCCCGGTTTTGTCGCTTTTCCTACGGCGGCCATGTTGCTCGATAATGGTGCCGGGATACCTCAGATAGCTCTTTTCATCTCCACTCTGATGATGGTAGGAGTTGTCACTTTTCCGGTAGAGAAGAAATATTTCGGAAGTGGGCTGACGATTATGAGAAATGTGATGGCATTCGTATTCTCGTTTATTGTGGCTGGTCTTATGGGAATGATTCTGGGATGAAGGCGAAAAGGTATATCTTTCCGCTGGCAATGGCAGCGGTCGTTTCTGCTGTATTTGCCGTCGACAATCAGGTTGGGCGCAACGCGTTGAGCATTACTGGATCGAGTTTTCTAGAAATGTTGTCCGTTATTCCTCCGATATTTATTCTATTGGGCCTTCTCGATGTCTGGATTCCGAGAGAGAAGATTATCAGACATCTGGGAGAGGAATCAGGCATTAAGGGAATAGTACTTTCCTTTCTTCTTGGAGCGGCTGCGGCGGGGCCTTTATATGGAGCCTTTCCAATAGCAGCAGTCTTCATGAAGAAAGGAGTGAAGTTTTCGAACGTGCTGATCTTCATTGGAGCATGGTCAACAACTAAGATTCCGATGTTTATGTTCGAGATGGGATCGCTGGGAGCAGGGTTCGCTCTGCTCAGACTGGCGATAAACATTCCGGGGACACTACTGATGGCGATGATACTCGAGAAAATAACCGGCAAGGAAAGTATTGAGGCGATTTATGCACAGGCTAGCAGCATGAGTGAATAGGAGGCATTCTTGAGATGGAGAAAGA is a genomic window containing:
- a CDS encoding ArsR/SmtB family transcription factor, which translates into the protein MNKRTVMLFKALGCSWRLKILEHLSKGTMCICELDDLYLIDKTTLSRHVKALVDTGLVKENRNGTRKELSIADRRVLEIIELAKSITDVSLQESE
- the arsB gene encoding ACR3 family arsenite efflux transporter, which produces MEQRLDVFSKYLTVWVGVAMFLGAILGNILPGLSNSLGNWQIANVSIPVAIVLLFMMYPIMLKIEFKEIVNVKKNSRPLLVTLVVNWAIKPFTMAFISWLFMKIFFNPVIPDGLANEYVAGMVLLGLAPCTAMVLVWTYLAKGNINYALVQVSINDLVILFLFAPMGKFLIGVSTGFPVPFSTIFWSVVFYVAIPLSLALLTRRIVVKRKGEKYLNETVIRRFDPFTKLGLLLTLVLVFMFQGKTIIDNPLHILLIAVPLLIQTYLIFFIGYYAVKKLKIDYAEAAPSTFIGASNFFELSIAVALILFGMNSGAALATVVGVLVEVPVMLSLVAIMKKRRASFDFSKG
- a CDS encoding permease; the protein is MKAKRYIFPLAMAAVVSAVFAVDNQVGRNALSITGSSFLEMLSVIPPIFILLGLLDVWIPREKIIRHLGEESGIKGIVLSFLLGAAAAGPLYGAFPIAAVFMKKGVKFSNVLIFIGAWSTTKIPMFMFEMGSLGAGFALLRLAINIPGTLLMAMILEKITGKESIEAIYAQASSMSE
- a CDS encoding nitrophenyl compound nitroreductase subunit ArsF family protein, with product MKLKRIITICLLLLVLISITYFAYDEIKLISQSSKSRESILEEQDDPFLPEDFVVLYYFHGTIRCKVCLDMEANAKKAVETYFSSQYGTGTLRWEVVNIDLPENHHYLEDYTIMYNTLVIQQYIDGKPGEWKELWHAWDLSEEEDQYIEYVRDEVASFLGVN
- a CDS encoding permease; the encoded protein is MTVYSIVIYLITGSLLVISLIGSRKKTLMALKKAWRSFEGILPELIAILLFIGLLIALLNPDTISQLLGESSGVWGLLIASVVGSITLIPGFVAFPTAAMLLDNGAGIPQIALFISTLMMVGVVTFPVEKKYFGSGLTIMRNVMAFVFSFIVAGLMGMILG
- a CDS encoding ArsR/SmtB family transcription factor produces the protein MLIYNLPEVMKSLADETNLRLLGLIKLHEELCVCEFEDMLELPQPTVSRHLKALADSRLIQARKDGRWRYYSMADCPEFVDEVLNVAIEQFGIKKRERRKKCGEK
- a CDS encoding metallophosphoesterase family protein produces the protein MRLAFFSDIHGNLEALEAVLKDIESQNIERIYCLGDLVGYGPQPQEVVQRIRDLKIPTIMGNYDDAIGYEKKSCGCAYNPGRETEVGDESLNWTIDNTSAKAKEFLRSLPHTLEFEEEGVKFLLVHGSPVDHLLEYIRPDTSSERLQKVLERVKADVIVNGHTHLPMVRWAMGKLVFNDGSVGRPKDGNPEACYLIVDVIQQSVSYEFRRIEYNVKSTIEKMIEVGLPAELALVLLLGKGYKMGPSKLKNTMDFRI
- a CDS encoding aromatic aminobenezylarsenical efflux permease ArsG family transporter, with product MDNFAFSMISALWFGILTSISPCPLATNIAAVSFISRNIGSPKRSVAAGLLYTLGRVLTYVVIGAVVVSSLTAAPGLSRFLQKYMGKLIGPIMIIVGMFLLELLSFRNKGRNLDTTSQEKIKSKGLLGALILGSLFALTFCPVSAALFFGSVIPLAVNEQSRLMIPAIYGIGTGLPVVVVAIGIAISTKLVAQMFKQISRFEFWARTITGIVFIILGIYLSITRIFL